From one Dyella sp. 2HG41-7 genomic stretch:
- a CDS encoding aldehyde dehydrogenase family protein yields MTTFEQVLIGGRWCASLDAHGSFRAEDPSRAEAIGPAFPISGIADIEASMRAAIDAADALSATPPERIADFLDAYAAAIDADADRLVALAHAETALPAEPRLRAVELPRTSHQLRLAAKDVRDYAWTDPVIDTQGGLRAHRAPLNKPVLVFGPNNFPFAFNAIAGSDFASAIAARNPVIAKAHPSHPETSQRLAQLAHDALLKTGLPAAAVQMLYHFDNALGLAWAGDVRLGAIGFTGSRAGGLALKAAADKAGVPIYAELSSVNPVFLLPGALAERGDALAQEFFASCTMGSGQFCTNPGIVIVPSGAHGDAFLAAATRLFAEAEPKVLFSRGVQQNLVHAVNDLRTAGAQRLTGGDAGEGYRFQPTLLSVSGDAFMAQAQALQTEAFGPVSLIVHAPNTSAMQKIAASFEGNLTGTIYRASDGSDDDAWHALAPTLRTKVGRLIANKMPTGVAVSAAMNHGGPYPSTSHSGFTSVGMPASIRRFTMLQSYDNVPEHLLPTELRNRNPGGVQRLIDGTWTNNDIA; encoded by the coding sequence ATGACTACGTTCGAGCAAGTGCTGATTGGAGGTCGCTGGTGCGCATCGCTGGATGCGCACGGCAGCTTCCGCGCGGAAGATCCCAGCCGCGCTGAGGCCATCGGCCCAGCTTTCCCGATCAGCGGCATCGCCGATATCGAAGCGTCGATGCGCGCCGCCATCGACGCGGCCGATGCATTGAGCGCCACCCCACCGGAACGCATCGCGGATTTTCTCGACGCCTATGCTGCCGCCATCGATGCCGATGCCGATCGGCTGGTGGCGTTGGCGCACGCGGAAACCGCGTTGCCCGCCGAGCCGCGCTTGCGCGCGGTGGAGTTGCCGCGCACCAGCCATCAGCTTCGCCTTGCCGCCAAAGACGTGCGCGACTATGCATGGACGGATCCGGTGATCGACACCCAAGGTGGATTGCGTGCGCATCGCGCGCCGCTCAACAAACCTGTGCTCGTGTTCGGCCCCAATAATTTTCCGTTCGCGTTCAATGCCATCGCCGGCAGCGATTTCGCATCGGCCATAGCCGCGCGCAATCCGGTGATCGCCAAAGCGCATCCGTCGCATCCGGAGACCAGCCAACGTCTAGCGCAGCTTGCGCACGACGCGTTGCTCAAGACGGGATTGCCCGCGGCGGCAGTGCAAATGCTTTATCACTTCGACAACGCGCTTGGCCTTGCTTGGGCTGGCGATGTGCGATTGGGCGCCATCGGCTTTACAGGCAGCCGCGCGGGCGGCCTCGCACTCAAGGCCGCCGCGGATAAAGCGGGTGTGCCGATTTATGCGGAGCTTTCCAGCGTCAATCCGGTGTTTCTGCTTCCAGGCGCACTCGCTGAACGCGGCGATGCGTTGGCGCAGGAATTCTTTGCGTCGTGCACGATGGGCAGCGGACAGTTCTGCACCAATCCCGGCATTGTGATCGTGCCCAGCGGCGCACATGGCGATGCGTTCCTCGCGGCAGCGACACGATTGTTTGCTGAGGCCGAACCCAAGGTGTTGTTCTCGCGTGGCGTGCAGCAGAACCTTGTGCATGCCGTGAACGATCTGCGTACCGCAGGCGCGCAGCGGTTGACGGGTGGCGATGCTGGCGAGGGCTACCGATTCCAACCCACCTTGCTCAGCGTAAGCGGCGACGCTTTTATGGCGCAGGCGCAAGCGCTGCAGACGGAAGCATTCGGCCCAGTCAGTTTGATCGTGCATGCGCCCAATACATCGGCCATGCAAAAAATCGCCGCGTCGTTCGAAGGCAATCTCACCGGCACGATCTATCGCGCCAGCGATGGTAGCGACGACGATGCATGGCATGCACTTGCGCCGACGTTGCGCACAAAGGTCGGCCGACTGATCGCCAACAAAATGCCGACGGGCGTTGCCGTAAGCGCGGCGATGAATCATGGTGGCCCCTACCCAAGCACCAGTCATTCGGGTTTCACGTCGGTGGGCATGCCCGCATCGATTCGTCGTTTCACGATGCTGCAGAGCTACGACAATGTGCCGGAACATTTACTGCCGACCGAATTGCGCAATCGCAATCCCGGTGGCGTGCAACGACTGATCGACGGGACGTGGACGAACAACGATATTGCCTAA
- a CDS encoding FAD/NAD(P)-binding oxidoreductase has translation MTERYDVVIVGAGPAGIAAADAALARGARVAWIDAQANGGGQVWRKDSEHGWPRRAQSIIARVLRHSSMTWMPQTEVIAAERDELLLQNTHNARRVAYNALILATGARELLLPFPGWTLPGVTGAGALQALAKQGWPLAGRRVVIAGAGPLLWAAAATAQRHGARVLGIYEQAGAKAVHDFARTLWRWPGKAVQAAVLRTQLADVPYRYGCAVRRAMGDDALQTIEVDGPHGVERIECDQLAVGYGLIPNTELAHMLGCALKLEGAHPYVAVDAMQRSSIANVYAAGELCGIGGRDTAWLEGRIAGLAATGATIDASLQRQHRHARAFATALRTHFALDPRIRNLATPDTLICRCEDVSLQTLNNYTDARSAKLATRCGMGACQGRVCGAALAELGRFARSGHRPPLFPARLATLGDLPTPSEHQGFIA, from the coding sequence ATGACTGAGCGCTACGACGTTGTCATCGTCGGCGCCGGCCCGGCCGGCATAGCCGCAGCGGATGCAGCACTGGCGCGCGGCGCACGCGTCGCCTGGATCGATGCGCAGGCAAACGGTGGCGGTCAGGTGTGGCGCAAAGACAGCGAACACGGCTGGCCTCGACGCGCGCAATCCATCATTGCTCGCGTGCTTCGGCATTCCAGCATGACGTGGATGCCGCAGACTGAAGTGATTGCCGCCGAGCGCGACGAACTCCTGTTGCAGAACACGCACAATGCGCGACGCGTCGCGTATAACGCATTGATCCTCGCGACGGGCGCGCGCGAATTGCTACTGCCATTCCCCGGCTGGACGTTGCCGGGCGTCACCGGCGCCGGCGCTTTGCAAGCGCTGGCGAAGCAAGGCTGGCCGCTTGCGGGACGTCGCGTCGTGATCGCCGGCGCCGGTCCGCTGCTTTGGGCCGCCGCCGCAACCGCGCAACGACACGGTGCGCGCGTGCTGGGCATTTACGAACAAGCCGGCGCGAAAGCCGTGCACGATTTCGCGCGCACGCTGTGGCGCTGGCCTGGCAAAGCCGTGCAAGCCGCCGTTCTGCGCACGCAATTGGCGGATGTTCCGTATCGCTACGGATGCGCTGTGCGTCGCGCGATGGGCGACGACGCGCTGCAAACGATTGAAGTCGACGGACCGCACGGCGTTGAACGTATCGAGTGCGATCAGCTCGCCGTGGGCTACGGCTTGATCCCAAACACGGAGCTCGCACATATGCTCGGTTGCGCGCTGAAGCTTGAAGGCGCGCACCCCTATGTCGCGGTGGACGCCATGCAACGCAGCAGCATCGCCAACGTATACGCGGCTGGCGAACTTTGCGGCATCGGCGGACGCGACACCGCATGGTTGGAAGGCCGTATCGCAGGTTTGGCCGCAACCGGCGCAACGATCGACGCATCGTTGCAACGGCAACACCGCCACGCGCGCGCCTTCGCCACCGCACTGCGCACGCACTTCGCGCTCGATCCACGCATCCGCAATCTGGCGACGCCAGACACCTTGATCTGCCGCTGCGAAGACGTATCGCTGCAAACACTAAACAACTACACCGACGCGCGCAGCGCCAAACTCGCCACGCGCTGCGGCATGGGCGCCTGCCAAGGACGCGTATGCGGCGCGGCGCTCGCCGAACTCGGTCGCTTTGCGCGCAGCGGCCATCGTCCACCCTTGTTTCCAGCCCGACTTGCGACATTGGGCGACCTCCCTACTCCATCCGAACATCAAGGATTCATCGCATGA
- the lgt gene encoding prolipoprotein diacylglyceryl transferase yields MSQPFVVHFNSVAIHLGPIQVHWYGLMYLFGFMGGWALGEYRRRRGRLPVTSDALGDLVFYEMMGVILGGRIWYMLFYYAGGPRWIWTEPLALFRVWDGGMSFHGGLIGVLVAGLWWSRRHKLHFFDVVDFVAPLVPVGLGLGRLGNFINGELWGKPGDVLWAMIFPNAHDEDAAMAANDPHLAQLMQQFNGLPRHPSQLYELALEGVVMFTVLWVVSLKPRPRYLISGLFALMYGCFRFAVEFVRVPDAQLGYLAWGWLTMGQIQSVPLIVVGLWLLWMSRNAPTLPLASPAPVQKA; encoded by the coding sequence ATGTCGCAGCCCTTTGTCGTGCATTTCAACTCCGTGGCCATCCATCTGGGCCCGATCCAGGTCCACTGGTACGGGCTGATGTATCTGTTCGGGTTTATGGGTGGCTGGGCGCTGGGTGAATATCGCCGCCGGCGCGGGCGCCTGCCGGTGACCAGCGACGCGCTGGGCGATCTGGTGTTTTACGAAATGATGGGCGTGATTCTGGGCGGCCGCATTTGGTACATGCTGTTCTATTACGCCGGTGGCCCGCGCTGGATCTGGACCGAGCCGCTCGCGCTGTTTCGCGTGTGGGATGGCGGCATGAGTTTCCACGGTGGCTTGATCGGCGTGTTGGTGGCGGGCCTGTGGTGGTCGCGTCGGCACAAGCTGCATTTCTTCGACGTGGTGGATTTCGTTGCGCCGCTCGTGCCGGTCGGTTTGGGTTTAGGACGTCTGGGCAATTTCATCAACGGCGAACTGTGGGGAAAACCTGGCGACGTGCTGTGGGCGATGATTTTCCCCAACGCGCACGATGAAGATGCGGCGATGGCGGCGAACGATCCGCACCTCGCGCAGCTCATGCAGCAATTCAACGGTTTGCCGCGGCATCCGTCGCAGCTGTACGAACTGGCGCTGGAAGGCGTGGTGATGTTCACGGTGTTGTGGGTGGTGTCGTTGAAGCCGCGTCCGCGCTATTTGATTTCGGGATTGTTCGCGCTGATGTACGGCTGCTTCCGTTTTGCGGTGGAGTTTGTTCGCGTGCCGGACGCGCAGCTGGGCTATCTCGCGTGGGGCTGGTTGACCATGGGGCAGATTCAATCGGTGCCGCTGATCGTGGTGGGGTTGTGGCTGCTGTGGATGTCGCGCAACGCGCCGACCTTGCCGTTGGCTAGCCCCGCGCCTGTGCAGAAGGCGTAA
- a CDS encoding (2Fe-2S)-binding protein — MNTALIRIEIDGQALDVPNGISVAAAIARAQRPFRRSVSGQVRAPFCGMGICFECRVRIDGIAQQRACMATVREGMQVMTDD, encoded by the coding sequence ATGAATACCGCGCTGATACGTATCGAGATCGACGGACAAGCGCTGGACGTTCCGAACGGCATTAGCGTGGCGGCGGCCATCGCCCGCGCGCAGCGTCCTTTTCGACGTTCCGTGAGCGGACAAGTGCGTGCGCCGTTTTGCGGCATGGGTATTTGTTTCGAATGCCGCGTACGTATCGACGGCATTGCTCAGCAACGCGCGTGTATGGCGACGGTGCGAGAAGGGATGCAGGTGATGACAGATGACTGA
- a CDS encoding FAD-dependent oxidoreductase, with product MKSYDLIIVGGGIVGTACADYASEQGLRVAIVEPGPIGGGATAAAMGHLVAMDDDPAELALANYSLNLWEAFTDVEQLEYSRCGTLWVAGSEAEFAHIPAKIARLAAVGVHAELIDRKQLYRLEPALCPGLFGGMRVPREAVVYPPAMARHLLQRARARGAELYDTRVTAITNQGVQLADQTQLHGSVIVATGCALPQLLPQLPMRARKGHLVITDRYPNVVRHQLLELGYADSAHGDADSSVAFNVQPRPTGQILIGSSREYSSESPDVSMSMVRRMLERTFHYLPALRQLDAIRIWTGFRPVSADGLPYLGRVPDQSHVWVAAGHEGLGITTSLGSARLVIDQFLGRATAIDPKPYDPARVAA from the coding sequence GTGAAAAGCTACGACCTCATCATTGTCGGCGGCGGCATTGTCGGCACAGCGTGCGCGGATTACGCGAGCGAACAAGGGCTGCGCGTCGCGATTGTCGAACCCGGTCCGATTGGCGGCGGCGCCACGGCGGCGGCGATGGGTCATTTGGTGGCGATGGACGACGATCCGGCGGAACTTGCGCTCGCGAACTATTCGCTCAATTTGTGGGAAGCGTTTACCGACGTCGAGCAACTCGAATACAGCCGCTGCGGAACGTTGTGGGTAGCCGGAAGCGAAGCCGAATTCGCGCATATTCCGGCGAAAATCGCGCGACTCGCGGCGGTCGGCGTGCATGCCGAGTTGATCGACCGCAAGCAACTCTATCGCCTCGAACCTGCGCTATGCCCTGGTCTATTCGGCGGCATGCGTGTGCCGCGCGAAGCCGTCGTTTACCCGCCCGCCATGGCGCGGCATCTATTGCAGCGTGCACGCGCGCGCGGCGCCGAGTTGTACGACACGCGCGTCACGGCCATCACGAATCAGGGCGTGCAATTGGCCGATCAAACGCAACTCCACGGTTCGGTAATCGTGGCGACCGGCTGTGCGCTGCCGCAGCTATTGCCTCAGTTACCGATGCGCGCACGCAAAGGTCATTTGGTGATCACCGATCGCTATCCAAACGTAGTGCGTCATCAACTTTTGGAACTCGGTTACGCGGACAGCGCGCACGGCGATGCGGACAGCAGTGTCGCATTCAACGTGCAACCACGGCCGACGGGGCAGATTCTTATCGGCTCGTCGCGCGAATACAGCAGCGAGTCGCCTGATGTTTCGATGTCGATGGTGCGACGCATGCTGGAACGCACGTTCCACTATTTGCCTGCGCTGCGCCAACTCGATGCGATCCGCATCTGGACCGGCTTTCGACCGGTGAGCGCGGACGGTCTACCTTATCTCGGGCGCGTGCCGGATCAATCGCATGTGTGGGTGGCCGCCGGTCACGAAGGTCTTGGCATCACCACCTCGTTGGGCAGCGCGCGATTAGTGATCGATCAATTCCTCGGGCGTGCGACAGCGATCGATCCGAAACCTTACGATCCTGCACGAGTCGCCGCATGA
- a CDS encoding 4-hydroxyproline epimerase, with product MHTIDFIDSHTGGEPTRVVLAGFPDLGNGTMAERRQVFRERYDRWRQAIACEPRGSDTMVGALLLPPTDPSACAGVIYFNNVSYLGMCGHGTIGLIRTLHHLGRIAPGRHRLETPVGMVGIELHADGHVSIDNVESYRHAKDVTLDVPGYGKVKGDIAWGGNWFFITNDTPLPLTLANQRALTQYTEAIRVALEAANIRGADDGEIDHIEINAPSTQADADGRNFVLCPGLAYDRSPCGTGTSAKVACLAADGKLAPHQVWRQAGILDSVFEAQYTPGTRGVLPRITGSAHITAQGELLIDDAHDPLAWGIGAA from the coding sequence ATGCATACCATCGACTTTATCGATTCCCATACCGGCGGCGAACCGACACGCGTCGTGCTCGCGGGCTTTCCCGACCTTGGCAACGGCACGATGGCCGAACGCCGCCAAGTATTCCGCGAACGCTACGATCGCTGGCGTCAAGCCATTGCCTGCGAACCACGCGGATCGGACACCATGGTCGGCGCGCTGTTGTTGCCGCCCACCGATCCGTCGGCATGCGCCGGCGTGATCTACTTCAACAACGTAAGTTACCTGGGCATGTGCGGACACGGCACCATCGGCTTGATCCGCACCCTGCATCATCTGGGTCGTATCGCGCCGGGCCGGCATCGTCTGGAAACGCCCGTCGGTATGGTGGGCATCGAATTGCATGCCGATGGCCACGTATCCATCGACAACGTAGAAAGCTACCGGCACGCGAAAGATGTGACGCTGGATGTCCCGGGTTACGGCAAAGTAAAAGGCGATATCGCGTGGGGTGGCAATTGGTTCTTTATCACCAACGACACACCACTCCCGCTCACGCTCGCCAACCAACGCGCATTGACGCAATACACCGAAGCGATTCGCGTTGCACTGGAAGCCGCCAATATTCGCGGCGCCGATGACGGCGAGATCGACCATATCGAAATCAACGCGCCTTCTACGCAAGCCGACGCGGATGGGCGCAACTTCGTGTTGTGTCCCGGGTTGGCCTACGACCGCTCACCCTGCGGCACCGGCACCAGCGCAAAGGTGGCTTGCCTCGCCGCCGACGGCAAACTCGCGCCGCATCAGGTGTGGCGTCAGGCCGGCATTCTCGACAGCGTGTTCGAAGCGCAATACACGCCCGGCACGCGCGGCGTACTGCCACGCATCACCGGCAGCGCACATATCACCGCGCAAGGCGAACTGCTGATCGACGACGCGCACGATCCGCTGGCTTGGGGTATCGGCGCGGCGTGA
- a CDS encoding thymidylate synthase encodes MHAYLDLLRHVLELGTEKTDRTGTGTRSVFGWQMRFDLNEGFPLVTTKKLHLKSIVHELIWFLQGDTNIAYLKEHGVSIWDEWADANGDLGPVYGKQWRAWPTADGHVVDQIRWVVEEIKRNPDSRRLIVSAWNVGELPKMALMPCHALFQFYVADGKLSCQLYQRSGDIFLGVPFNIASYALLTHMIAQVCGLGVGDFVHTLGDAHLYNNHLEQARLQLTREPRPRPRLKLNPHVDSVFDFRFEDVVIEDYHPHPAIKAPVAV; translated from the coding sequence ATGCACGCCTATCTCGACCTGCTTCGTCATGTGCTGGAACTCGGCACGGAAAAAACCGATCGCACCGGCACCGGCACGCGCAGCGTGTTCGGTTGGCAGATGCGTTTCGATCTCAACGAAGGCTTTCCGCTCGTCACCACCAAGAAGCTGCATTTGAAATCGATCGTGCATGAGCTGATCTGGTTTCTGCAGGGCGACACCAACATCGCGTATTTGAAAGAACACGGCGTCAGCATCTGGGACGAGTGGGCCGACGCGAACGGCGATCTTGGTCCGGTGTACGGCAAGCAATGGCGTGCATGGCCGACGGCGGACGGACACGTGGTGGATCAAATCCGCTGGGTGGTCGAGGAAATCAAACGCAATCCGGATTCGCGTCGGTTGATCGTCAGCGCGTGGAATGTCGGTGAATTGCCGAAGATGGCCTTGATGCCATGCCACGCGTTGTTCCAGTTTTACGTCGCCGACGGAAAGCTCAGTTGCCAGCTGTATCAGCGGTCTGGCGATATTTTTCTCGGCGTGCCGTTCAACATCGCCAGCTATGCGTTGTTGACGCATATGATCGCGCAGGTGTGCGGACTGGGTGTCGGCGATTTCGTGCATACGCTGGGCGATGCGCATCTGTACAACAATCACCTCGAGCAGGCCCGTCTGCAGCTGACGCGCGAGCCGCGCCCGCGACCGCGCCTTAAGCTGAATCCGCACGTCGACTCGGTTTTCGATTTCCGGTTCGAGGACGTAGTGATCGAGGATTACCACCCGCATCCCGCGATTAAGGCGCCCGTGGCCGTCTAG
- a CDS encoding dihydrodipicolinate synthase family protein — MSNASMWHGVLPAITTPFTADDQVDHAFLAKHAKQMIDAGCRGIVPLGSLGEAATLSFEEKLEILRTLVSALEGRAPVIPGIAALSTREAVRLAKEAKAIGCGGLMVLPPYVYSTDWREMGAHVRAVIEATDLPCMLYNNPVAYKTDFTPAHIAELAAKYPNLQAVKESSGDVRRFAGIRALLGDRLQLLVGMDDAIVEGVSMGAVGWIAGLVNAYPKESVKLFELARDGGPKAAESLYSWFLPLLRLDTVPTFVQLIKLVQEKTNTGSERVRAPRLPVASAEREHALKIIDHAIATKPGI; from the coding sequence ATGAGCAACGCATCGATGTGGCACGGCGTACTGCCCGCCATCACCACGCCCTTTACCGCCGACGATCAGGTCGACCACGCGTTTCTCGCCAAACACGCAAAGCAGATGATCGATGCTGGTTGCCGAGGCATCGTGCCGCTGGGTTCGTTGGGCGAAGCGGCGACGCTGAGCTTCGAGGAAAAGCTCGAGATATTGCGCACACTGGTGAGCGCGCTGGAAGGTCGTGCACCGGTGATCCCCGGCATTGCCGCACTCTCCACGCGCGAAGCCGTACGTTTGGCCAAGGAAGCGAAAGCCATCGGTTGCGGCGGATTGATGGTGTTGCCGCCGTACGTGTATTCCACTGACTGGCGCGAAATGGGCGCGCATGTGCGCGCCGTAATCGAAGCCACCGATTTGCCTTGCATGCTTTACAACAATCCCGTTGCGTACAAAACCGACTTCACGCCCGCGCACATCGCGGAGCTCGCGGCGAAATACCCGAATCTGCAAGCCGTGAAGGAATCCTCCGGCGACGTACGTCGCTTCGCCGGCATTCGCGCGTTGCTCGGCGATCGCCTGCAATTGCTGGTGGGGATGGACGATGCCATCGTCGAAGGTGTCAGCATGGGCGCCGTGGGCTGGATCGCCGGTCTGGTGAATGCGTATCCGAAGGAATCGGTAAAGCTGTTCGAGCTCGCGCGCGACGGCGGACCGAAAGCGGCCGAAAGTTTGTATAGCTGGTTTCTTCCGCTGTTGCGCCTGGATACCGTGCCGACCTTCGTGCAACTGATTAAGCTGGTGCAGGAAAAAACCAACACGGGCAGCGAGCGCGTGCGCGCACCACGCTTGCCCGTCGCCAGCGCCGAACGCGAGCATGCGCTGAAGATTATCGATCACGCGATTGCGACCAAGCCGGGTATCTAA
- a CDS encoding dihydrofolate reductase, translating into MAISLIAALDENFAIGRKGQLPWHLPDDLKWFKELTVGKHVLMGYNTAVSIGRPLPDRTNMVLSRRHEAPFPGQVTVRSIEEARARSDGAGLIVIGGGKVYHEALPMAQRLYLTWVSAAVDGADTFFPGIHFSDWVEVKRTHHKKDANHSFDFDMVEYIRNS; encoded by the coding sequence ATGGCCATTTCGCTGATCGCCGCCCTCGACGAGAACTTCGCAATCGGTCGCAAGGGCCAGCTCCCCTGGCATCTGCCGGATGACTTGAAGTGGTTCAAGGAATTGACCGTCGGCAAGCACGTCTTGATGGGCTACAACACCGCGGTGTCGATCGGCCGCCCGCTGCCGGACCGCACGAACATGGTGCTGTCGCGTCGTCATGAGGCGCCGTTCCCCGGTCAGGTGACGGTCCGCTCGATCGAAGAAGCGCGTGCGCGCAGCGATGGCGCCGGCCTGATCGTGATCGGCGGTGGCAAGGTCTATCACGAAGCGCTGCCGATGGCTCAACGCCTCTACCTCACCTGGGTCAGCGCCGCGGTCGACGGGGCGGACACGTTCTTTCCGGGCATCCATTTCAGCGACTGGGTCGAAGTGAAGCGCACGCATCACAAGAAAGATGCGAACCATAGCTTCGATTTCGACATGGTCGAGTACATCCGCAACAGCTGA
- a CDS encoding AraC family transcriptional regulator, which produces MKISADELEPLFDALPDVVFFVKDTAGRYTHANLTLLRRLGLKQRSDIIGKSVTELFPATMGGSYAAQDGRVLMGETIENQLEVHIFANRVPGWCLTCKRPLRSRGKIQGLIGISRDLGIPDGKHPTYDRLKRVLTHMQGNYAEGIRVQALAELAGLSIAQLERHFRRVFQLTPQQVLTKLRIEAAMRLLRTDETVASIGMACGFGDQSAFARQFKATVGMSPRVYRTMVSANDANRP; this is translated from the coding sequence ATGAAGATTTCAGCCGATGAATTGGAACCCCTGTTCGATGCATTGCCGGACGTGGTGTTCTTCGTCAAAGACACGGCCGGCCGTTATACGCACGCCAATCTCACGCTGCTGCGTCGACTCGGGTTGAAGCAGCGCAGCGACATCATCGGCAAATCCGTCACCGAGCTTTTTCCAGCCACCATGGGCGGCTCCTACGCGGCGCAAGATGGGCGCGTGCTGATGGGCGAAACCATCGAAAACCAGCTTGAGGTACATATTTTCGCCAACCGCGTTCCCGGTTGGTGCCTCACCTGCAAACGACCATTGCGCTCGCGCGGAAAAATCCAGGGATTGATCGGCATCTCGCGCGATCTGGGTATTCCCGATGGTAAGCATCCGACGTACGACCGCTTGAAGCGCGTGCTGACGCATATGCAGGGGAATTACGCCGAAGGCATTCGCGTGCAGGCGCTGGCGGAATTGGCCGGTCTCTCGATTGCACAATTGGAAAGGCATTTTCGTCGCGTATTCCAGCTCACGCCGCAGCAAGTGCTAACCAAGCTGCGTATTGAAGCGGCGATGCGCTTGTTGCGTACGGACGAAACGGTTGCATCCATCGGCATGGCGTGTGGCTTTGGGGATCAAAGCGCTTTCGCGCGCCAGTTCAAGGCCACGGTGGGCATGTCGCCGCGCGTGTATCGAACCATGGTCAGCGCGAACGACGCGAATAGGCCATAG
- a CDS encoding transglycosylase SLT domain-containing protein, whose protein sequence is MSQSTVTQRVYLCAPAAFRGRREGRAPTRTHEKILMVDPHGWAKHRRISQRSRPDVGIGDFVNIGGALTVLPSWQAKLPIDAAGVLLSMKEQARMYRTPIIGGVGLVAGTAAVMMSVHMWHTNQKISASTQTVDVATRVIASAPVQPVTATTTTHSTMRQQAPVLAHVATKPLPKTTLGLADDGTIIVVAPPRANYAAGFDLDITSRSSLWSKAGARYRIDPLLIYAVALVETRGTQPDGSVAPSPWIVRINGRLHSGTRAETEHAIELAHLLAAPVQDVGIMQVYYPMHRDIEPDPIALLNPARNIEIGTQLLHKAMHESTDPVLRIGYYHSHDVTLARGYGQQVLDVYRELKTATGRSSSSAVAFASKSGSSHVGS, encoded by the coding sequence ATGAGCCAGTCGACGGTGACGCAACGGGTCTATTTGTGTGCCCCGGCGGCATTTCGCGGTCGGCGAGAGGGTCGTGCGCCGACGCGCACTCACGAAAAGATTCTGATGGTCGATCCGCATGGGTGGGCCAAGCATCGTCGTATCTCGCAACGGTCTCGACCCGATGTCGGCATAGGCGACTTCGTCAATATCGGAGGCGCGCTGACCGTACTTCCGTCATGGCAAGCGAAGCTTCCTATCGATGCGGCTGGCGTGTTGCTCTCCATGAAAGAGCAGGCGCGGATGTATCGCACCCCGATCATCGGCGGTGTCGGCTTGGTTGCAGGAACTGCGGCCGTGATGATGAGCGTGCACATGTGGCACACGAATCAGAAGATTTCGGCTTCGACGCAAACGGTTGACGTTGCGACACGCGTTATCGCAAGTGCGCCCGTGCAACCCGTTACGGCAACGACGACAACGCATTCGACGATGCGTCAACAAGCGCCGGTCCTCGCGCACGTCGCAACCAAGCCATTACCTAAAACCACGTTGGGGCTAGCCGACGACGGAACCATTATTGTCGTCGCGCCGCCGCGCGCGAACTACGCGGCCGGATTTGATCTGGATATCACCTCGCGCTCTAGCCTATGGTCCAAAGCCGGTGCGCGTTATCGCATCGATCCGTTGCTGATCTATGCGGTGGCCTTGGTGGAAACGCGCGGCACGCAGCCCGACGGCTCTGTTGCTCCGAGTCCGTGGATCGTGCGCATCAACGGACGCTTGCATAGCGGCACGCGTGCGGAAACCGAACATGCGATCGAGTTGGCCCATTTGCTTGCGGCGCCGGTGCAGGACGTGGGCATCATGCAGGTGTATTACCCGATGCATCGCGACATCGAGCCCGATCCGATCGCATTGCTCAATCCGGCGCGCAATATCGAAATTGGTACGCAGCTCTTGCACAAGGCGATGCACGAAAGCACCGATCCAGTGCTGCGTATCGGCTACTACCACAGCCACGACGTGACGCTGGCGCGCGGTTATGGTCAGCAGGTGCTGGACGTGTATCGCGAATTGAAAACGGCGACGGGAAGGTCGTCGTCGAGCGCGGTGGCTTTCGCGTCGAAATCCGGTTCGTCGCACGTAGGCAGCTAA